The region GAACAGCTTCAGAATCATCAAATTGATGTATAAAATTATTTTTCATAACCCCAAATTACTTTTATTTATTTATATTAATATTTCTAAGATTTACCATGGTTTAGCTAAGTTCTTCTAGTATATCCTAGCATAAGATAAACTAGTATTGTTAGACTAATATTAAATATAAAAAATTTTATTAAGCTCAAACTTATAATGAATGATATTTATAGTTTTTCAAAGTCAGAATTAGACGTAATGATTGAAGATTTTGGGTTCCCAAAGTTTAGATCTGATCAGATTTGGAGGTATCTTTATAAAAATAATGTAATTTCGTTTAATGATATGACTAATATTTCCAAGAAATTAATCGACTTTCTAATAGAAAATTTTTATATTGGGACTTTAGAAGAAGTAAATAGAATAATTTCAAAAGATAGGTCAACATATAAGAGCTTATTGAGACTAAAAGATGGTAATTTAGTTGAGGCTGTACTAATGAATTATCCTTCTGATAATCATCGAAAGCCAAGAAAAACTATTTGCATATCAAGTCAGGTAGGATGTGCTCTTGGGTGTACTTTTTGTGCAACAGGCCAACAAGGCTTTAAGAGAAATCTAACTTCAGGGGAAATAATTTCTCAAATAGTACATTTTACTAAATTAGAAAGTGAAAATTTTTTTGATTCTATATTACTCAAACCTAATAAATCATATAAAGGAATTAAGAATATTGTTTTCATGGGAATGGGAGAACCTTTAGCAAATTATGAAAATACTATTGAGGCAATAAAAAAAATTAATAGTAATATAGGCTTAAATTTTGGTGCAAGAAATATAACTGTATCAACTGTTGGCTTGGTACCTCAAATATTAAGACTTGCACGAGAAGAAATCCAAATAAATTTAGCTGTATCTATTCATGCTCCAGACAATAAAACAAGGTCTGAAACAGTTCCTATAAATAAAAGATATCCAATAGAAGACTTAATTAATTCTTGTAAAGAATACATCAGAATAACTAATAGAAAGATTTTTTTTGAATATGTTATGCTCGAAGGCCAAAATGATTCACCTGAGCATGCAAAAAAATTAGGAGAACTATTAAAAGAGATGCTTTGCCATGTAAATCTCATACCTGTAAACCCTACTAATAATTCAGAATACAAAAGATCAAGAAAAAATATAATTAGAGCATTTCAATCTGTATTAATCGATTATAATGTCCCTTCAACAGTAAGAATGGAAAAAGGAATTGAAGTAAGTGCTGGATGTGGTCAGTTAGCAGAGTCTAACTCTTATTAGTCTAAAATAGCTTCTGCTAAAACTTCTACTAAATATTTTGGATTTTTAGTAGATAAGTCCTTAATTTGATCGTGACAAGAAATTCCCGTTACAATAATTTCTTCTTTTTCATTTGAATTTTCTATGGTTGGTAGGAGTCTATCATTAGCCATAGTTTTTGATATTTCATAATGTTCTTTTTCCATTCCAAAAGATCCTGCCATCCCACAACATCCTGCATCAATAAGTTTGGCATTAAATTTTTCTGGTAAGTTAAGAGAACTTAAGGAATTAGTTGTGCCATTAAGAGCTCTTTCGTGACAATGAACAAAAAGCAATAAATCTTTATCAACTTTATTCCACTTGATTTGTTGCTTACCATCATCTTGAATTTGCATTATAAGATCTTGTATTGTGAAGGTGTTATCTGAAATTTTTTGAGCTTTATCTCTCATGTCAGCTAAATCAGGAAGCTCATCTTGCAGAGCTGAAACACAACTTGCTTCAATTCCTACAATTTTTATATTTTTCTCAACATAACTGGATAATAAATTAGTATTAAAATCAGCATATTTTTTTGCTTCATCTAAAAGTCCTTTAGATATTAGTGTTCGCCCACAACATTTTCTGTTTGTAATTTCTACTTCATATCCTGCAGATTCTAAAACCTTAACTGCTGCTTTTCCAACATGAGGATGNATAAAATTTATATGTGTGTCGTGAAAGAACAGAATTTTACCCCTTGATCCAGTCGTATTTTGTTTTCTTTTTTTGAACCATGACTCAAAAGTATATGAACTTATTTTAGGCATGTTTCTTTTTCTATCAATTCCAATAATTTTTTCTGTAATTATTTTAGAAAAAGGCATTTTATTTGCAAAATTATATAAAAAAGCTTGAGGNCCTGATATCAATTTATATAACTTAGGGACTCCTCCAACCAATTTTGATCTTAGTGGAACTTTATTTTTTTTATAGTAATTATTAAGAAATTCATATTTAATTTTTGCCATATCAACATTAGCAGGACACTCTGATTTACAAGATTTACATTCTATACATAAATCTAATACTTCTAACATTTTTTTATCTGTTAAGAAGTCTTCTTGTAGGGAACCAGAAAGTACTCCCCTTAATGCATTAGCTCTTCCTCTAGTAGAATGAACTTCCTCTCTAGTTGCCATGTAAGAAGGGCACATAGCCCCAGCATTAAGTTTTCTGCAAGCACCAACTCCTATGCATTTTTCTATGGCTCCCTCGAAACCTCCTTCAACTGAAAAATCTAGAAGCGTATCTATTTTTTTTAATTTATAAGCTGTACCATACCTAAGATTATCTCCCATCTTAGGTGTATCAAATATTTTGCCTGGATTCATAATTTTAGTTGGATCAAAAGCGCCTTTAAGCTCTCTGAATGAATCTATTATTTTTGGACCATACATTTTTTCAGA is a window of Dehalococcoidia bacterium DNA encoding:
- the rlmN gene encoding 23S rRNA (adenine(2503)-C(2))-methyltransferase RlmN, which codes for MNDIYSFSKSELDVMIEDFGFPKFRSDQIWRYLYKNNVISFNDMTNISKKLIDFLIENFYIGTLEEVNRIISKDRSTYKSLLRLKDGNLVEAVLMNYPSDNHRKPRKTICISSQVGCALGCTFCATGQQGFKRNLTSGEIISQIVHFTKLESENFFDSILLKPNKSYKGIKNIVFMGMGEPLANYENTIEAIKKINSNIGLNFGARNITVSTVGLVPQILRLAREEIQINLAVSIHAPDNKTRSETVPINKRYPIEDLINSCKEYIRITNRKIFFEYVMLEGQNDSPEHAKKLGELLKEMLCHVNLIPVNPTNNSEYKRSRKNIIRAFQSVLIDYNVPSTVRMEKGIEVSAGCGQLAESNSY